From a single Calothrix sp. NIES-2098 genomic region:
- a CDS encoding ankyrin repeat domain-containing protein 50, with protein sequence MPSLNEDLIRVIVKGDTSAVNSLLAQGADANTTGGVTAVGASNTALMWAATEGYLEIVELLLAHNADVNVKNPAGYTALMFAAEGDRRNIVSLLLDRGADIGDRNHYGETVLMTMARRGQTDIVQRLVQMGAEVNATNKIGDTALYLAADNGHTYTVKALIELGAQVNTANIGGWTPLMMAAARGDLETMTILLEHGADFRPKNRWGATALSEARNSFRSAQAVDLLIRAGATE encoded by the coding sequence ATGCCTTCTCTTAACGAAGATTTGATCCGCGTGATCGTTAAAGGTGACACTTCTGCTGTGAATAGCTTATTAGCCCAAGGCGCAGATGCCAATACCACCGGGGGAGTTACAGCCGTAGGAGCTAGTAATACAGCATTGATGTGGGCAGCCACAGAAGGTTATCTAGAAATTGTGGAATTGTTGCTGGCGCATAATGCTGATGTGAATGTGAAAAATCCAGCAGGCTACACAGCTTTGATGTTTGCCGCAGAAGGCGATCGCCGGAATATTGTTTCCCTATTACTCGATCGCGGTGCTGATATAGGCGATCGCAATCACTATGGGGAAACTGTGCTAATGACAATGGCGCGGCGAGGTCAAACAGATATTGTGCAACGCCTAGTGCAGATGGGTGCAGAGGTGAATGCTACTAATAAAATCGGTGACACAGCATTATACTTAGCAGCCGATAATGGGCATACTTATACAGTGAAAGCGTTGATTGAACTCGGTGCCCAAGTAAATACCGCCAACATTGGTGGTTGGACTCCTCTGATGATGGCAGCAGCTAGAGGCGATTTGGAAACTATGACCATTTTGTTAGAACATGGCGCAGACTTTCGCCCCAAGAATCGCTGGGGTGCTACAGCATTGAGTGAAGCCCGCAATTCTTTCCGTTCTGCTCAAGCAGTAGATTTGTTAATCCGCGCAGGGGCGACGGAGTAG
- a CDS encoding phycobilisome linker polypeptide CpeC: MPFGPASRLGVSLFEETPPVEWVPGRSQEEAETIIRAVYRQVLGNAYVMESERLTVPESQFKRGELSVREFVRAVAKSELYRSRFFTSCARYRAIELNFRHLLGRPPLDLEEMRSHSTILDTQGFEAEIDSYLDSDEYQSTFGENIVPYIRGYKTEALQSMVQFTHTFQLVRGASSSSLKGDLSGKAPKLNSLVIQSTPTAVISPASAGATFSTPPTGARTRLGVDASAGGKVYRIEVTGYRAKTFNSISKFRRSNQVFLVPYDKLSQEYQRIHQQGGVIASITAV; encoded by the coding sequence ATGCCATTTGGACCAGCTTCACGCCTGGGAGTCAGCCTGTTTGAAGAGACCCCTCCCGTTGAGTGGGTGCCAGGTCGCTCGCAAGAGGAAGCAGAAACAATCATTCGGGCAGTCTATCGGCAAGTATTAGGCAATGCCTATGTGATGGAAAGCGAACGGCTCACCGTCCCCGAATCCCAGTTTAAGCGGGGTGAATTGAGTGTCCGCGAGTTTGTCCGAGCAGTGGCTAAATCTGAACTCTATCGTTCTCGCTTTTTTACCAGTTGTGCGCGCTACCGGGCGATCGAACTCAACTTTCGCCATTTGCTAGGGCGTCCACCGCTGGATTTAGAAGAAATGCGCTCCCACAGCACCATTCTTGATACTCAAGGGTTTGAAGCTGAGATTGATTCTTATCTCGATAGCGATGAGTATCAATCAACCTTTGGTGAGAATATTGTGCCTTATATTAGAGGCTACAAAACTGAAGCGCTTCAGAGCATGGTGCAATTTACCCATACCTTCCAACTGGTACGAGGTGCTTCTAGCAGCAGTCTAAAGGGTGACTTGTCGGGCAAAGCTCCTAAGCTGAATTCATTGGTAATTCAAAGCACACCCACGGCAGTAATTTCACCCGCTAGTGCTGGAGCTACCTTCTCTACACCTCCCACGGGTGCGCGTACTCGTCTTGGAGTTGATGCTAGTGCAGGTGGAAAAGTTTACCGCATTGAAGTTACAGGTTATCGTGCCAAAACCTTCAATAGTATTTCCAAGTTTCGCCGTTCTAACCAAGTCTTTCTGGTGCCATACGACAAGCTCTCTCAAGAGTATCAGCGAATTCACCAGCAAGGCGGCGTGATAGCAAGTATCACTGCTGTATAA
- a CDS encoding phycocyanobilin:ferredoxin oxidoreductase, with product MLNSMQASLRNRQHPLIHRLADSIEEIWQQHLDLSPYSVPEGLGYVEGHLEGERLIIENHCYQTPQFRKLHLELAQVGNGLDILHCVMFPNPEYAIPIFGTDLVGGRGGISAAIADLSPISSDRTLPSSYYQKLSVLSRLEFSQPRALPEWGDIFSEFCLFVRPGDSQEEDKFLNRVREFLTIHCQIASQQQPLTSNLDISKVLAGQRNYCTKQQQNDKTRRVLEKSFGTEWADRYMTTMLFDYVA from the coding sequence ATGTTGAATTCTATGCAAGCGTCCTTAAGAAACCGTCAGCACCCCCTAATCCACAGATTAGCGGATTCCATTGAAGAAATTTGGCAACAGCACCTCGATCTCTCCCCTTACTCTGTCCCAGAAGGTTTAGGCTATGTTGAGGGACACTTGGAAGGCGAACGGCTGATCATTGAAAATCATTGCTACCAAACTCCGCAATTTCGCAAACTGCATTTAGAATTGGCTCAGGTTGGCAATGGCTTAGATATTCTCCACTGTGTAATGTTCCCCAACCCCGAATATGCCATTCCCATTTTCGGTACAGATTTGGTTGGCGGACGCGGCGGAATTAGTGCTGCGATCGCGGATTTATCTCCTATCAGTAGCGATCGCACTTTGCCATCAAGCTACTATCAAAAATTGTCTGTCTTGTCTCGGCTGGAGTTTTCCCAACCACGGGCTTTACCAGAGTGGGGCGATATCTTTTCGGAATTTTGTCTATTCGTCCGTCCGGGAGACTCGCAAGAAGAAGATAAGTTTCTCAATCGAGTTCGAGAATTTTTAACCATCCATTGTCAGATTGCTAGCCAACAGCAACCCCTCACATCAAATCTTGACATCTCCAAAGTTTTGGCAGGACAACGAAATTACTGTACAAAGCAACAACAAAATGATAAAACCCGGCGCGTTCTAGAAAAATCCTTTGGTACGGAGTGGGCAGATCGCTACATGACAACTATGCTCTTTGACTATGTAGCTTGA
- a CDS encoding phycobilisome protein, which yields MTQPQLSEKVRELIQKSRIVSFATWQNTHPAEAIQLFQAADDGGRYLSDEDLQQIQQLVPANTALISVSQALRDRVPEIVDEARTQVLARFPNITQPGGGLYPPMRADACWRDFWHFLRCITYGIAGQHTDYTSTEGLHYMQLLYQELQVPLDAMVVGLEGIKTASLKRVEPEQQAIVAPYFDRLIEQLKQFR from the coding sequence GTGACTCAGCCACAATTGAGTGAAAAGGTTCGAGAACTAATTCAAAAATCAAGGATTGTCAGTTTTGCCACTTGGCAAAATACCCATCCAGCAGAGGCTATTCAGTTATTCCAGGCGGCTGATGATGGGGGACGCTATCTTAGCGATGAAGATTTGCAGCAGATTCAGCAGCTTGTACCTGCGAATACAGCACTCATTTCCGTAAGTCAGGCGCTGCGCGATCGCGTTCCTGAAATCGTAGATGAAGCCAGAACTCAAGTATTAGCTAGATTTCCCAATATTACTCAACCTGGTGGTGGACTCTACCCTCCAATGAGGGCAGATGCCTGCTGGCGTGATTTCTGGCACTTCCTACGCTGTATTACTTACGGTATCGCCGGACAGCATACCGACTATACTAGCACCGAAGGATTGCACTATATGCAACTGTTGTATCAAGAATTGCAAGTACCTTTAGATGCAATGGTTGTAGGGCTAGAAGGGATTAAAACTGCTAGTTTAAAGCGAGTGGAACCAGAGCAGCAAGCGATCGTTGCTCCTTATTTCGATCGTTTGATTGAGCAATTAAAGCAATTTCGTTAA
- a CDS encoding pentapeptide repeat-containing protein, whose amino-acid sequence MIGKETYKTPQEVLAVLKGGFALTEEDLYQFNLSGLELQRANFHQATLIRANLSKADLSAADLSGADLRAADLCQAILRDANLEGACLYRADLSGADLRGAILTNTKLLGARYDRQTLFPEGFNYKSSGAIGPNAYLNGAQLNTANLRHADLQGASMLGAYLGGADLTRANLQGARLTQADLRKAWLPGVSLRNARLNGANLAGADLRAADLTGVEFEQLESIAGADFTHVQGLSEEMRSRLLSQPAQELDTPHALTRRTTRASLESISMSH is encoded by the coding sequence ATGATCGGCAAGGAGACTTATAAGACACCCCAAGAGGTTTTGGCTGTCCTCAAGGGAGGTTTTGCTCTAACTGAGGAAGATTTATATCAATTCAACCTCAGTGGTTTAGAACTGCAAAGAGCCAATTTTCATCAAGCTACTTTGATTCGCGCCAATCTCAGTAAAGCAGATCTGAGTGCAGCGGATCTGAGTGGTGCTGATTTACGAGCCGCGGATCTGTGCCAAGCGATTTTAAGGGATGCCAATTTAGAGGGAGCTTGTTTGTACCGAGCCGATTTGAGTGGCGCAGACTTACGCGGAGCTATTTTGACCAACACTAAGCTGCTAGGGGCAAGATACGATCGCCAAACTTTGTTTCCTGAAGGCTTTAATTACAAATCCTCTGGGGCGATTGGGCCAAATGCCTATTTGAATGGTGCCCAGCTGAATACAGCTAACTTACGTCATGCTGATTTGCAGGGTGCAAGTATGTTGGGCGCATATTTGGGGGGAGCAGATCTAACTCGTGCTAATCTTCAGGGCGCACGGCTAACTCAGGCTGACTTGCGCAAAGCCTGGCTACCTGGAGTATCTTTACGCAATGCTCGATTAAATGGAGCTAACTTAGCCGGCGCAGATTTAAGAGCAGCAGATTTGACTGGCGTTGAGTTCGAGCAACTAGAAAGCATTGCTGGAGCAGATTTTACCCATGTTCAGGGGTTGAGTGAGGAAATGCGATCGCGTCTTTTAAGCCAACCTGCACAAGAGCTAGATACACCTCATGCTTTAACCCGTCGCACCACACGTGCCAGCCTGGAAAGTATATCTATGAGTCATTAG
- a CDS encoding phycobilisome linker polypeptide, which yields MASQTILELWPSSSLEEVQTIIRAVYKQVLGNPHVMESERLVTAESQLCDRSITVREFVRTVAKSDFYRTRYFSSCAPYRFVELNFLHLLGRAPQDQREVSEHIVRTVAEGYDAEIDSYIDSSEYQTAFGENVVPYYRGKSSNANPKQVGYNRIFALDRGPAQVDSAVKSAQLVYAVATNSANAIKASSANVIGSGTEKRFKIVVTGSKFDSPRRISTTEYIVPASKMTPQIQRINRTSGKIISITEIA from the coding sequence ATGGCATCCCAGACAATTCTTGAACTTTGGCCTTCTAGTAGCTTAGAAGAAGTTCAAACTATTATCCGTGCAGTTTACAAACAAGTTTTAGGCAACCCTCATGTCATGGAGAGTGAGAGGTTGGTGACAGCAGAATCACAATTATGCGATCGCTCCATCACCGTGCGCGAATTTGTCCGCACTGTTGCCAAATCTGATTTTTATCGTACCCGCTACTTCTCCTCCTGCGCTCCCTACCGTTTTGTAGAACTCAACTTCCTCCACTTGCTTGGTCGCGCCCCCCAAGATCAACGAGAAGTTTCCGAACACATTGTTCGCACTGTAGCCGAGGGCTATGATGCTGAGATTGACTCCTACATCGATAGCAGTGAATATCAAACAGCCTTTGGCGAAAATGTAGTACCTTACTATCGCGGTAAAAGCAGCAATGCTAACCCCAAACAAGTAGGCTACAACCGGATATTTGCCCTTGATCGCGGCCCTGCGCAAGTTGACAGTGCGGTTAAATCTGCTCAATTGGTCTATGCTGTTGCTACCAACAGTGCCAATGCGATTAAAGCCTCTTCAGCCAACGTTATTGGCTCTGGCACCGAAAAACGGTTCAAAATCGTGGTGACAGGTTCCAAATTCGACAGCCCCCGCCGCATCAGCACTACTGAGTATATTGTTCCAGCTAGTAAGATGACTCCGCAAATTCAGCGAATTAATCGTACTTCTGGCAAAATCATCAGCATTACTGAAATTGCGTAA
- a CDS encoding two-component hybrid sensor and regulator: MSKNSSKQLKQSGAKKIKHQRRIHKRLIKTLFQNAHDAIALIDDRLCFVDMNTAACDLLGLPRKQLKGQAISTFITAEFARQPKSGNFPPAQSLMGELLVSSSAQIQKEVEYTLTPNVFPHCHLLQLRDISQRRESMQAELRQQKQRVELFSEVTLKIRQSLQLKEILHTTVTEVQRILKADRVLIYHVLPDGTGKTISEAVLPDYPALMDLEFPQEVFPQEYQQLYAQGRVRAIANVHDPAAGLADCLVEFVDQFQIKAKLIVPIVQNLNANSQNQLWGLLIAHQCDSVRHWVDFELELMQQLADQISIALSQAQLLERLEDVVAARTAELQEEINVRKQAEAALRESEEQLRLITNALPVLIAYVDDRQQYRFNNQAYQDWLGQSPQEIYGCHLHQVWGEDCYQRMQVHVKTALSGQAVNYENDIVLKDGSWRSVDVTYIPHLDDEKMVKGFFALSSDISDRKAIERMKDEFISIVSHELRTPLTSLHSALKILATGRLGSLSSEGQQMLGIADDSTERLVRLVNNVLDLQRIEFGKAILECQACSAANLTIQAAEAMQAMAQQQEVTLVKQPQDISVWADADYILQALTNLLSNAIKFSSPGGTVWLTVEQAPASTNLPPEVVFRVRDEGPGIPADQLERIFERFQQVDSSDSRKKGGTGLGLTICRKIIEQHNGRIWAESTPGCGSTFSFTLPTLDSANIS; the protein is encoded by the coding sequence GTGTCTAAAAATTCCTCGAAGCAGCTAAAGCAATCTGGCGCGAAAAAAATAAAACATCAACGACGCATTCACAAGCGTCTGATTAAAACTTTATTTCAGAACGCCCATGATGCGATCGCCCTCATTGACGATCGCTTATGTTTTGTAGATATGAATACTGCTGCTTGTGATTTACTCGGCCTACCACGCAAGCAACTCAAAGGGCAAGCAATATCAACTTTCATCACTGCGGAATTTGCTCGTCAACCGAAATCTGGGAATTTTCCGCCAGCACAATCATTGATGGGGGAACTGTTAGTTTCATCTTCTGCCCAGATTCAAAAGGAGGTGGAGTATACCTTAACACCAAATGTATTTCCTCACTGTCATCTGCTGCAATTACGAGATATTAGTCAGCGCCGGGAATCAATGCAGGCGGAATTAAGACAGCAAAAACAACGGGTAGAACTGTTTTCGGAAGTGACGTTAAAAATTCGTCAGTCGTTACAGCTCAAGGAAATTTTACATACCACCGTTACGGAAGTACAACGGATTCTCAAAGCCGATCGCGTGTTAATTTATCACGTATTGCCGGATGGTACGGGCAAAACCATCAGCGAAGCCGTGTTACCAGATTATCCCGCACTCATGGATCTGGAATTTCCCCAAGAAGTTTTTCCCCAGGAGTATCAACAACTATATGCCCAAGGACGGGTAAGAGCGATCGCTAACGTCCACGATCCGGCGGCTGGCTTGGCAGATTGTTTGGTGGAATTTGTCGATCAATTCCAGATCAAAGCCAAATTAATTGTACCGATTGTGCAAAACCTGAATGCCAACTCTCAAAATCAGCTTTGGGGTTTGTTAATCGCCCACCAATGCGACAGCGTGCGTCATTGGGTAGATTTTGAGTTGGAATTGATGCAACAACTAGCCGATCAAATCAGTATTGCTTTATCTCAAGCCCAACTTCTAGAACGCTTAGAAGATGTTGTCGCCGCCCGCACAGCAGAATTGCAAGAAGAAATTAACGTGCGCAAGCAGGCGGAAGCGGCGTTGCGAGAGAGTGAGGAGCAGTTGCGCTTAATTACCAATGCACTGCCAGTACTGATCGCTTATGTAGACGATCGCCAACAATATCGCTTTAACAATCAAGCATATCAGGATTGGCTGGGACAATCTCCTCAAGAAATTTACGGTTGCCATCTGCATCAAGTTTGGGGAGAAGATTGCTACCAAAGAATGCAAGTTCATGTAAAAACAGCTTTATCTGGGCAAGCCGTCAACTATGAAAATGATATTGTTTTAAAGGATGGGAGTTGGCGATCGGTTGATGTTACTTACATCCCGCATCTAGATGATGAGAAAATGGTCAAGGGATTTTTCGCTCTTAGCAGCGATATTAGCGATCGCAAAGCCATTGAACGGATGAAAGATGAATTTATTTCGATCGTTAGCCACGAATTGCGGACTCCCCTAACTTCCTTGCACAGTGCCTTGAAAATCTTAGCAACAGGGCGATTGGGCAGTCTCTCAAGCGAAGGGCAACAAATGCTAGGAATTGCTGATGACAGTACTGAACGATTAGTACGTTTAGTCAACAACGTCCTCGATTTACAACGCATTGAGTTTGGCAAAGCGATCCTGGAGTGCCAAGCCTGTAGTGCTGCTAATTTAACGATCCAAGCAGCAGAAGCAATGCAAGCAATGGCACAGCAGCAAGAAGTAACTCTAGTCAAACAACCACAAGATATCTCAGTGTGGGCAGATGCAGATTATATCTTGCAAGCTTTAACAAATTTACTGAGTAATGCCATCAAGTTTTCATCACCAGGAGGGACTGTTTGGCTAACAGTGGAACAAGCGCCAGCCTCCACCAACCTTCCCCCAGAAGTGGTGTTTCGGGTGCGAGACGAAGGGCCGGGTATTCCTGCCGATCAACTCGAACGAATCTTTGAACGGTTTCAACAGGTAGATTCGTCAGATTCCCGCAAAAAAGGTGGTACTGGTTTAGGGCTGACTATCTGCCGGAAAATTATTGAACAACATAACGGCAGAATTTGGGCTGAGAGTACTCCAGGGTGTGGGAGTACCTTTAGTTTCACATTACCTACCCTTGACAGTGCCAATATCTCATGA
- a CDS encoding HEAT domain-containing protein, whose product MDLSQIETDLQNSDFQYRLKAISALQDYSADVAVPLLNRHIKDPEFLVRTFVARELGKQKTSESFAALLQIIKFDNTPNVRAEAANSLSLFGRISASHLVQTFLRDDHWLVRRSILAALVEMDCPEEVLEVCMLGLEGEDAAVQEASVDALGWLANSRQSEAALSQLLNLKNSEFEYIRVRVAYALKHFNNPEAKEALAQLRQDADHRVVGAAMENLIP is encoded by the coding sequence ATGGATCTCAGTCAAATCGAAACCGATCTGCAAAACTCAGATTTTCAATACCGCCTGAAGGCAATCTCTGCCCTGCAAGATTATTCGGCTGATGTCGCTGTTCCTTTACTCAACCGCCATATCAAAGACCCAGAATTTCTGGTGCGCACCTTTGTTGCTAGGGAGTTGGGTAAGCAAAAAACCTCCGAATCCTTTGCTGCCCTATTGCAAATTATCAAGTTTGATAACACGCCCAATGTCCGTGCAGAAGCGGCTAATTCGCTGTCATTGTTTGGCAGAATTTCTGCTTCTCATCTAGTGCAGACATTTTTGCGAGACGATCACTGGTTAGTACGTCGCAGCATTTTGGCAGCCTTAGTAGAAATGGATTGCCCGGAAGAAGTGCTAGAGGTGTGTATGCTGGGGCTAGAAGGTGAGGATGCCGCAGTCCAAGAAGCATCTGTAGATGCCTTGGGATGGTTAGCGAATTCCCGTCAGTCTGAAGCCGCTTTGTCCCAACTCCTGAACCTGAAAAATTCTGAGTTTGAATATATCCGGGTAAGAGTTGCTTATGCCCTCAAGCACTTTAATAATCCTGAAGCCAAGGAAGCCCTAGCACAACTGAGACAGGATGCCGATCATCGAGTAGTGGGGGCGGCGATGGAGAATTTAATTCCTTGA
- a CDS encoding two-component response regulator produces the protein MKILLVEDDDILIKVLTKNLTTHHYIVDVVKDGEMGWTYGSSFEYDLIVLDIMLPKLDGISLCKRFRTQGYTHPIMLLTAQDSITAKVQGLDAGADDYLVKPVDPIELIARIRALLRRGSNNPFPLLSWGDLLLNPSTCEVTYNGRPLNLTTMEYDLLELLLRDCQHVFSTEELLDRLWSSEEFPSEATVRSHIRRVRHKLVAAGAPHDFIATMHGRGYYLKAPSTEESTGLSTTSPENKSQSSANIAKSTETQSDFPQHLTPTDSQQQYLAFLNETWTTTKPKSLDQMSILLQTVTDLQTNQLTSQKQAQAHQVAHKLAGTLGIFGLTKTMHIARQLEYWLGGREPLQPKHAPLMKTLVTALQQDIDRTTLIQMSQIPNAQAPLLLIVSSDTEFNSSLVTVAASRGIRLEIVPEPDVAQALLTNESVLDDLGQDPDVILLRLPAIASELPSPQLSNFWETLQTFAQRYPDLPIVVMGDRGDLSDRLEAMRRGGKLFLAGPTPPEQAIDAVVNLLRGPEIPNKVMILDDDRDWLRTLPTLLKPWGFKVTTLADPQQFWTVLQAVTPDALVLDVNMPQINGFELCQILRSDPHWQRLPVLFLSVLTDSESTNQAFNVGADDYLCKPVKGVELANRILRRLQRVKAWAS, from the coding sequence ATGAAAATCTTGCTTGTAGAAGATGATGACATATTAATTAAAGTTCTGACCAAAAATCTCACAACCCATCACTATATTGTAGATGTCGTCAAGGATGGGGAAATGGGGTGGACTTATGGCTCCAGCTTTGAGTATGACCTGATTGTACTGGATATCATGCTGCCGAAGTTGGATGGTATCAGCTTATGCAAGCGTTTCCGGACACAGGGCTACACCCACCCGATTATGTTACTCACTGCCCAAGATAGCATTACCGCCAAAGTGCAGGGATTGGATGCAGGCGCAGATGACTATTTAGTAAAACCTGTCGATCCCATTGAACTAATCGCCAGGATTCGGGCATTGTTGAGGCGAGGAAGTAACAATCCTTTCCCTTTGCTGAGTTGGGGAGATTTGCTCCTCAACCCCAGTACTTGTGAAGTCACTTATAATGGTCGCCCCCTAAACCTAACCACAATGGAATACGATCTGCTAGAACTGCTGCTGCGAGACTGTCAGCACGTGTTTAGCACTGAAGAACTTCTAGATCGATTATGGTCTTCAGAAGAATTTCCTTCAGAAGCAACAGTACGTTCCCATATCCGGCGGGTGCGACATAAGTTGGTGGCTGCGGGTGCGCCCCACGATTTTATCGCGACTATGCATGGACGGGGCTACTATCTGAAAGCACCTAGTACGGAAGAATCGACTGGTTTATCGACAACATCTCCAGAAAATAAATCTCAGAGTTCCGCCAACATAGCTAAGTCCACAGAAACTCAAAGCGATTTTCCACAGCATCTCACTCCAACCGACTCCCAACAACAATATCTGGCTTTCCTCAACGAGACTTGGACAACAACTAAACCCAAAAGTCTCGACCAGATGAGTATTTTGTTACAAACTGTCACAGACTTACAAACTAATCAACTCACGTCCCAAAAACAAGCACAGGCGCATCAAGTTGCTCACAAACTGGCTGGTACTTTAGGGATCTTTGGGTTAACCAAGACAATGCACATTGCGCGGCAATTGGAGTATTGGTTGGGAGGTAGAGAACCACTGCAACCGAAACACGCGCCGTTGATGAAAACTTTAGTGACAGCGCTCCAGCAAGACATCGATCGTACCACACTGATCCAGATGTCCCAAATTCCCAATGCCCAGGCACCGCTGTTGCTAATCGTGAGTTCGGATACTGAGTTCAACTCTTCCCTAGTCACCGTAGCAGCCAGTCGGGGAATTCGCCTGGAGATTGTTCCAGAACCAGATGTAGCTCAAGCCTTACTGACAAACGAGTCTGTCCTTGATGATTTAGGTCAAGATCCTGATGTGATTTTATTACGGTTGCCTGCAATTGCATCCGAGTTGCCTAGCCCGCAATTAAGTAACTTTTGGGAGACATTGCAGACATTTGCACAGCGTTACCCTGACTTACCAATTGTTGTAATGGGCGATCGCGGTGACTTAAGCGATCGCTTAGAGGCGATGCGGCGGGGTGGAAAACTTTTTCTCGCCGGGCCGACTCCTCCCGAACAAGCGATCGATGCTGTAGTTAATTTGTTACGCGGGCCTGAGATTCCCAACAAAGTGATGATTCTTGATGACGATCGCGATTGGTTGCGCACTCTTCCCACCCTGCTGAAACCTTGGGGATTTAAAGTCACAACCCTTGCCGATCCGCAACAATTTTGGACTGTATTGCAAGCAGTCACCCCCGATGCTCTAGTATTAGATGTAAATATGCCCCAAATCAATGGATTTGAACTCTGCCAAATTCTCCGCAGCGATCCTCATTGGCAGCGATTGCCAGTATTATTTTTAAGCGTGCTTACAGACTCCGAAAGCACCAATCAAGCTTTTAACGTCGGTGCTGATGATTACCTGTGTAAACCAGTCAAGGGAGTCGAGCTAGCTAACCGCATTCTCCGAAGGTTACAGAGAGTAAAAGCATGGGCGAGTTGA
- a CDS encoding complementary adaptation response regulator homolog: MDTKRILIIDDEETIQTVVQFGIRMAAGWEVFTASSGFEGIQTAQTQKPDAILLDVMMPDMDGIATFKELQSHSETEQIPVILLTAKAQTAEKRQFNDLGVSGVITKPFNSLDLPEQITRILHW; the protein is encoded by the coding sequence ATGGATACAAAGCGGATTTTAATTATTGATGACGAAGAAACCATTCAAACTGTTGTGCAATTTGGCATCAGAATGGCGGCGGGATGGGAAGTATTTACTGCTAGTTCTGGCTTTGAAGGCATCCAGACTGCCCAAACCCAAAAACCTGATGCGATTTTGTTGGATGTAATGATGCCAGACATGGATGGTATTGCTACCTTTAAAGAACTACAGTCTCATTCCGAGACAGAACAAATTCCGGTAATTCTTTTAACTGCCAAAGCCCAAACGGCGGAAAAGCGTCAGTTTAACGACCTGGGAGTTAGCGGTGTAATTACCAAACCCTTTAACTCACTGGATCTACCGGAGCAAATTACGAGAATTCTCCATTGGTAG